One Tolypothrix bouteillei VB521301 DNA window includes the following coding sequences:
- a CDS encoding caspase family protein, giving the protein MPGFSRNLAFIIGIDNYQNGIFPLQTAINDAKKLVELLKEKHQYQVWVYLDEDATLDNLIHLLEKTLLQEVQSGDRLLFYFAGHGIALNSEDGPHGYLVPQNAKLGDTRTYLPMTQVHECLTHLTCRHFLGILDCCFSGAFRWSFTRNAMSTPEVLHQERYERFICDPAWQVITSAAADQKALDALDLNTQRGEIGSHSPFATALFEALTGAADAYPPASHGKAPGDGVMTATELYLYIRDRVEPVTEAFRHKQTPGIWSLTKHDKGEYVFLTPGHPLNLPPAPPLDESQNPYRGLQTFDEKHSHLFFGRTELVKKLYDFVATNPLTVVLGASGSGKSSLVRAGLMPLLKSTNQQQSHQPWSIIPAIRPGALPFLALNYALANANLPEVNQQHSLADAIATWVNHNCTSKLLLFIDQSEELVTLCHNEEESKAFLNEIAKAIITHPQQLRVVFTLRSDFEPQLRDLVLKLLPTTIRLENTDLKNYWQKGRFIVSAMTKTELREAIEKPAETRVMYFQPYSLVDQLIDEVADMPGTLPLLSFALSELYLKYLKRQWEANNQNRTLDRALTQADYEELGGVIQSLTQRAEQEYKVLVDLNSAYELTIPHVMLRMVAFGSGELARRRVSEIELEYPEPENQLVKEVVQHFCDARLLIRGADEEQKPYVEPAHDALICGWNRLREWIDAEKSLELQRRLTPAALEWKSIKNKEQLPSFSAKAESLLNSIEQKLDVIENWFNQRKIQPIKNAQKHPREKSVNYLWNNDPYLPVLNEKLQSSDHWLNQVEAEFVQRSIRRQQRNTRLRWMIAIAVMLGLSGLSVAALIGQRNAQIRQIEADTQVSDGLWVSYREIEALRHGIQTAQNLKNPLLKLFPSNSQIEYGLAKTLQIILYRVKEYNRLFGHSRDVTSVSFSPDGQMLVSASKADKTIKLWSVDGRVLNSFIEQPKAVTSVTFSPDGKTIASGSEDNTIKLWSINGRVLKTLTGHSQGVTSVVFSPDGKTIASGSQDNTIKLWSTDGRVLKTLTGHSQGVTSVVFSRDGKTIVSGSQDKTIKLWSTDGRVLKTLTGHSQGVTSVAFSPDGKTIASAGQDNTIKIWSTDNWEQKISLAHNAVVLSVSFSPNNKTMASADEDGVIKLWTVNDYKQQSFPRQDDRIYSLSFSPDSKTLASASGNNSITLWRPENRSLQTLSGHNGAIADITCSRDGKIVASASHDNTIKLWNAKGQLLKTLTGHHRQVTSLSFSPDGTVLASASEDKTIKLWYLDGREPKTLHMHSAGVTSVIFSPDGKTLASGSEDKTIKLWNGDGQPLKTLIGHNGKVTSLSFSPDNKTLASTSADRTIKLWSLETGKARTLGQHDDVVTSITFSPDGKTLASASQDATVRLWSLDGQVKILRGHRGTVSDISFSPDGQILVSVSRDSYINFWSLDGQELTSRTSHSSPINSVTFSPDGHTLFIGSDDGKITVWNLNLNDLQVRGCRWLKDYLKANPNQNRETRHICESLGAFQ; this is encoded by the coding sequence ATGCCAGGTTTTTCGCGCAATTTGGCATTTATCATTGGTATTGACAATTATCAAAATGGGATTTTTCCTCTCCAAACTGCTATCAATGACGCTAAAAAACTAGTAGAACTTTTGAAGGAAAAACATCAATACCAAGTGTGGGTTTATTTAGATGAAGATGCAACCCTAGACAACTTAATTCATCTACTTGAAAAAACTCTGCTGCAAGAGGTTCAGTCTGGCGATCGCCTCCTATTCTACTTTGCAGGTCACGGAATAGCCTTAAATAGCGAAGATGGTCCACACGGTTATTTAGTACCGCAGAATGCCAAACTGGGAGATACCAGAACTTACCTACCAATGACTCAAGTACATGAATGCTTGACTCACTTGACCTGCCGTCACTTCCTTGGTATACTTGACTGCTGTTTTTCTGGTGCGTTTCGCTGGTCATTTACCAGAAATGCCATGTCAACGCCCGAAGTACTCCATCAAGAACGTTACGAGCGCTTTATCTGCGATCCCGCTTGGCAAGTCATTACCTCTGCGGCGGCTGACCAAAAAGCTTTAGATGCATTGGATCTCAATACCCAACGCGGTGAGATTGGCAGCCATTCTCCGTTTGCTACCGCATTGTTTGAAGCCCTTACAGGTGCTGCTGATGCCTATCCTCCAGCAAGCCATGGCAAAGCTCCTGGAGACGGAGTCATGACTGCTACCGAACTGTACTTGTATATACGCGATCGCGTTGAACCTGTCACTGAAGCATTTCGCCACAAGCAAACCCCTGGTATTTGGTCTTTAACAAAGCACGATAAAGGCGAGTATGTCTTTCTAACACCAGGACATCCATTGAACTTACCGCCAGCACCGCCTTTGGATGAGTCGCAAAACCCCTACCGAGGTTTACAGACGTTTGACGAAAAACACAGCCACCTGTTTTTCGGTAGAACAGAGTTAGTCAAAAAACTATACGATTTTGTGGCTACCAATCCCCTAACTGTGGTGCTAGGTGCTTCCGGCTCTGGTAAGTCTAGCTTAGTGAGAGCGGGATTAATGCCTTTATTGAAGTCAACAAATCAGCAGCAATCCCATCAACCGTGGAGTATTATACCTGCCATTCGACCTGGAGCTTTGCCATTCTTGGCTTTGAACTATGCACTTGCTAACGCCAACCTACCAGAGGTAAATCAGCAGCATTCTCTCGCTGATGCGATCGCTACTTGGGTAAACCACAATTGCACCTCAAAACTACTGTTATTCATTGACCAGAGTGAAGAACTTGTAACTCTTTGTCACAATGAGGAAGAAAGCAAGGCATTTCTAAATGAAATTGCAAAGGCAATTATTACCCATCCTCAGCAGTTACGGGTAGTTTTCACCTTACGCTCCGACTTTGAGCCGCAATTAAGAGACCTTGTTCTAAAGTTGCTCCCAACAACTATTCGGTTAGAAAATACCGACCTAAAGAATTATTGGCAAAAAGGACGATTTATCGTGTCTGCCATGACAAAAACAGAATTGCGAGAAGCGATTGAGAAACCAGCAGAAACGCGGGTTATGTATTTTCAACCCTACAGTTTGGTAGACCAATTGATAGATGAAGTAGCTGATATGCCAGGGACACTACCGCTACTGTCCTTTGCCTTAAGCGAACTTTACTTAAAGTATTTAAAGCGCCAATGGGAGGCTAACAATCAAAACAGAACCCTCGATCGAGCGCTTACCCAAGCAGATTATGAAGAATTAGGAGGAGTCATCCAATCCCTAACCCAACGAGCCGAGCAGGAATACAAAGTCTTGGTGGACTTGAACTCGGCTTATGAGCTAACCATACCTCATGTGATGTTAAGGATGGTTGCTTTTGGTAGTGGCGAACTAGCTCGCCGCAGGGTATCAGAAATTGAACTGGAGTATCCAGAACCAGAAAACCAGCTGGTAAAGGAAGTCGTTCAGCACTTTTGTGATGCTCGCTTGCTGATTCGGGGAGCAGATGAGGAACAAAAACCTTACGTAGAACCTGCCCATGATGCTCTGATATGCGGGTGGAATAGGTTGCGTGAATGGATCGACGCGGAGAAAAGCCTGGAACTACAACGCCGTTTAACGCCTGCTGCATTAGAGTGGAAAAGTATCAAAAACAAGGAGCAATTACCAAGTTTTTCAGCTAAAGCTGAATCTCTCCTCAATTCCATTGAGCAAAAACTTGATGTTATCGAAAACTGGTTTAATCAGCGCAAGATTCAGCCGATAAAGAATGCTCAAAAACATCCAAGAGAAAAATCGGTAAATTATCTTTGGAATAACGATCCTTATCTCCCAGTCTTAAATGAGAAACTTCAGTCCAGTGACCACTGGTTGAATCAGGTAGAAGCAGAGTTTGTGCAACGCAGCATCAGGCGACAACAAAGGAATACTCGCTTGCGTTGGATGATTGCGATCGCGGTGATGCTGGGATTAAGCGGTTTGAGTGTTGCGGCTTTAATCGGTCAGCGCAATGCTCAAATCAGACAGATTGAAGCAGATACGCAAGTTTCGGATGGATTATGGGTTTCCTACCGCGAAATCGAAGCATTACGTCATGGTATTCAAACAGCACAGAATTTAAAGAACCCACTGCTAAAATTATTCCCCTCCAATTCCCAAATTGAATACGGATTGGCAAAGACTTTGCAAATCATACTTTATAGAGTCAAAGAATATAATCGTTTATTTGGGCATAGTCGAGATGTCACAAGTGTGAGTTTCAGCCCTGATGGTCAAATGCTTGTCTCAGCATCAAAAGCGGACAAAACCATCAAACTGTGGAGTGTCGATGGTCGGGTACTCAATTCTTTTATAGAGCAACCTAAAGCCGTGACAAGTGTCACCTTCAGTCCAGATGGCAAAACTATCGCCTCTGGCAGTGAGGACAACACTATCAAACTCTGGAGCATCAATGGTCGGGTTCTCAAAACTTTGACAGGGCACAGCCAAGGTGTGACAAGTGTTGTCTTCAGCCCAGATGGTAAAACTATCGCCTCTGGCAGCCAGGACAACACTATCAAACTCTGGAGCACAGATGGTCGGGTACTCAAAACTTTGACAGGGCACAGCCAAGGTGTGACAAGTGTTGTCTTCAGCCGAGATGGTAAAACCATTGTTTCTGGGAGCCAGGACAAAACCATCAAACTGTGGAGCACAGATGGTCGGGTACTCAAAACTTTGACAGGGCACAGCCAAGGTGTGACAAGTGTTGCCTTCAGCCCAGATGGTAAAACTATTGCCTCTGCTGGTCAAGACAACACTATCAAAATTTGGAGCACAGATAATTGGGAACAGAAAATTTCTTTGGCTCACAATGCTGTTGTTCTCAGTGTCAGTTTCAGCCCAAATAACAAAACTATGGCTTCTGCTGATGAAGATGGTGTCATTAAATTATGGACAGTGAATGATTACAAACAGCAAAGCTTTCCCCGACAGGACGATCGGATCTACAGCCTCAGCTTTAGTCCCGACAGCAAAACTTTAGCGTCCGCAAGCGGAAACAACTCGATTACTCTCTGGCGTCCGGAAAACAGATCGCTGCAAACCCTTTCTGGGCATAATGGTGCGATCGCCGATATCACTTGCAGTCGTGATGGTAAAATTGTCGCCTCTGCCAGTCATGACAACACCATTAAACTTTGGAACGCCAAAGGACAGTTACTGAAGACTTTAACTGGACATCATCGTCAGGTGACAAGCCTCAGTTTTAGTCCCGATGGCACGGTGTTGGCTTCAGCAAGTGAGGATAAGACCATCAAACTCTGGTATTTAGATGGTCGGGAACCCAAAACGCTACATATGCACAGTGCAGGAGTTACATCTGTCATATTCAGCCCAGATGGCAAAACCCTAGCCTCTGGTAGTGAAGATAAAACAATTAAACTGTGGAATGGCGATGGACAGCCACTAAAGACCTTGATTGGACATAATGGTAAGGTAACAAGCCTCAGTTTTAGTCCCGATAATAAAACGCTCGCCTCAACTAGTGCGGATAGAACCATTAAACTCTGGAGTTTAGAGACTGGGAAAGCGAGAACATTAGGGCAGCACGATGATGTTGTTACAAGTATCACTTTTAGCCCAGACGGCAAAACCCTAGCTTCTGCCAGTCAGGATGCAACAGTTAGACTTTGGAGTTTAGATGGTCAAGTTAAAATACTTCGGGGTCACCGTGGTACGGTAAGCGATATCAGTTTTAGTCCTGACGGTCAAATTCTTGTTTCGGTTAGTCGGGACAGCTATATAAACTTCTGGAGTTTAGATGGTCAAGAACTGACTTCTCGCACTTCACATTCGAGCCCTATAAATAGTGTGACGTTCAGCCCTGATGGACACACCCTTTTTATTGGCAGTGACGATGGAAAAATCACTGTATGGAACTTAAATCTCAACGATTTGCAAGTACGCGGTTGTCGGTGGTTAAAGGACTATCTCAAAGCCAATCCAAATCAAAATCGTGAAACGCGCCATATTTGTGAAAGTCTTGGAGCGTTTCAATAA